In Brassica napus cultivar Da-Ae chromosome A3, Da-Ae, whole genome shotgun sequence, the sequence CTTGGTGTTGCTCACTTCCATTCCCATTAGATTTCCAAATGACTTCGATTTCCCTATGTAGTGATTTGATAATCCTCtccttgaaaaaaacaaaacaaaaccaaacaatcAGACAAATTCAACACTTCATCTCCGACCATGTAATAACAACATCCATAATGTTTGAATTGTATGATTAAGCTTGAACAATATCAAGACAAGACCGGTAGTTCAGGGATAAATGATAAAACAAAGTGATCAAACAGGGTACTAGCTATCATAATggctttttatatattttttactgaATTTGAATCGAATATATTCAGGCGAAGATCAAAGAATCATTTAATCAtctctttaaaaaatataaaaaaaatctgaaatttaaagGATGATCCTTTTAAAGAAACGTACTTAATCGGAAGAGAATCTTCCAGAGAGGAACTGAACGAATCCAGCCATCTTCCTTGTGACGAAACGGtgccgtcttcttcttcttcttcctcgcttTCGCTGCTTTCTCCCGTCAACCCGACCGATGACGAACTCTCCGGCGGAGACTTAACACATCTCCTTAACCTCCCACCACGGCTAGATTCCTCCGTCAAGAACAGAGCCTCCGGTGCAGCCTTCTCCTGCGCTGGCACACCTGCCAGAAACTCCATGGGCAGACGCCGCGATTTCTCAAGTTCTTTTAGCCTTCTCTTGCGCTATCATCAACCGGCGATGCGCGCAAGTTAAGAGCTCCACTAGGCTAAAACTAATCgccagagagaaagaaagagaatccACCGATCGGAGAAGATGAgaacaaaagataaaacaagtatatatatatatataaaaaaaaaatatatatatatatatcaagtttcCGTATAAGAAactgtttg encodes:
- the BNAA03G51540D gene encoding protein OXIDATIVE STRESS 3 LIKE 2 translates to MEFLAGVPAQEKAAPEALFLTEESSRGGRLRRCVKSPPESSSSVGLTGESSESEEEEEEDGTVSSQGRWLDSFSSSLEDSLPIKRGLSNHYIGKSKSFGNLMGMEVSNTKDLEKVESPLNKRRRLLIANKLRRRSLSSSFSFYPKTNLNSMPLLALQESDEDDHKYNNDDDDDDSSDEEINKLQDKRMKMTNNRDFMVQTQSCFCLSSFPDDDR